From one Lycium ferocissimum isolate CSIRO_LF1 chromosome 5, AGI_CSIRO_Lferr_CH_V1, whole genome shotgun sequence genomic stretch:
- the LOC132055527 gene encoding zinc finger CCCH domain-containing protein 25-like: MNPLTLVKRIQNINAKEASLGISDDASWHAKYKDSAYVFVGGIPFDLTEGDLLAVFAQYGEVVDVNLVRDKGTGKSKGFAFVAYEDQRSTNLAVDNLNGAQLLGRIIRVDHVSKYKKKEEEDEETERKKREERGVCRSFQRGECTRGASCKFSHDEKRAANTGWGAEEDRSSKRWSHDKVEDSRKDSRSGPWGRPPRPDYQEEVKVSDKDPRNSKAKTSDLERRYEQRDSTARDHYKRDVEQHRSERKEKGSSYKDDDLDRSYVERRSRRYDDVQNSGESTERKSRRHDDVTSKEYDDRRDERRQKRYESESQNAEKRDSREREKRAPLHRDGRDEEDRSQRSRR; encoded by the exons ATGAATCCGTTGACGTTAGTGAAGCGTATTCAGAATATTAATGCAAAAGAAGCATCTCTGGGAATCTCTGATGATGCTTCCTGGCATGCTAAATACAAAGATTCAGCTTATGTATTTGTTGGTGGCATTCCTTTTGATCTCACTGAAGGTGATCTCCTCGCTGTTTTCGCGCA GTATGGGGAGGTTGTTGATGTCAATCTTGTTAGAGATAAAGGTACAGGCAAGTCAAAGGGCTTTGCTTTTGTTGCTTACGAGGATCAACGGAGTACAAATCTCGCTGTGG ATAACTTAAACGGTGCCCAGCTTTTGGGTAGAATAATCAGAGTTGATCATGTTTCCaagtataaaaagaaagaagaagaggatgAAGAGACAGAGAGGAAAAAGAGGGAGGAGCGAGGGGTCTGCCGCTCTTTCCAGAGGGGTGAATGCACTCGTGGTGCTTCGTGCAAGTTTTCTCACGATGAGAAG aGAGCTGCAAACACAGGCTGGGGTGCTGAGGAAGATCGAAGTTCAAAAAGATGGTCGCATGACAAGGTTGAGGATTCTAGGAAGGATAGTAGATCTGGTCCATGGGGTCGGCCTCCACGGCCTGATTACCAGGAAGAGGTCAAAGTCTCTGATAAAGATCCAAGAAATTCTAAAGCAAAAACCAGTGATCTAGAAAGGCGCTATGAGCAGAGAGATTCGACTGCAAGAGATCATTATAAGAGAGATGTCGAGCAGCACAGGTCAGAGCGGAAGGAAAAGGGAAGTAGTTACAAAGACGATGATCTGGATAGGTCATATGTGGAGCGAAGATCTAGGAGGTATGATGATGTACAAAACTCAGGGGAAAGTACTGAGAGAAAATCTAGGAGGCATGATGATGTGACCTCAAAGGAATATGATGATAGGAGAGATGAAAGAAGACAAAAAAGATATGAATCTGAATCTCAGAATGCAGAAAAAAGAGATAGCAGGGAACGGGAGAAACGAGCTCCGCTCCACCGTGATGGAAGGGATGAAGAAGATCGGAGCCAAAGATCACGTAGATAA
- the LOC132055528 gene encoding anamorsin homolog isoform X1 has product MDGQVGDGSILVLVEDVMVPISAIYNAISTLKKEGVEKLDPKIVTQASTQSLASVESASMDTVALICRSLECPSDKLCGDISRVLKPGGTVLLRSQSVSKANSTHERKLLLAGFSDAQSSEAGHSMVITAKKPSWKVGSSFSLKKVTKSLPKVQIDDDSDLIDEDSLLTEEDLKKPQLPSGDDCEVGKTRKACKNCTCGRAEAETKVQLGPTAEQLDNPQSACGSCGLGDAFRCSTCPYKGLPPFKLGEKVTLSGNFLDADI; this is encoded by the exons ATG GACGGCCAAGTTGGAGATGGTAGTATATTGGTGCTTGTCGAGGATGTTATGGTACCAATTAGTGCAATATACAATGCAATCAGTACCTTGAAGAAAGAGGGAGTTGAGAAGTTGGACCCTAAGATTGTTACTCAAGCTTCAACTCAGA GTCTGGCATCAGTGGAGTCTGCATCTATGGATACTGTTGCTCTCATCTGTAGGTCCCTTGAGTGTCCTAGCGATAAATTGTGTGGGGACATCTCAAGAGTGTTGAAGCCAGGTGGAACAGTCTTACTTAGATCTCAATCAGTCTCGAAG GCAAACTCCACCCATGAGCGCAAGTTATTGTTGGCTGGATTCTCTGATGCACAATCATCTGAAGCCGGCCACTCTATGGTG ATAACAGCAAAGAAACCTTCATGGAAAGTTGGTTCATCCTTCTCTCTCAAGAAAGTCACAAAAAGTTTACCGAAAGTTCAGATTGATGATGATTCAGATCTCATAGATGAGGATAGCCTTCTTACTGAAGAAGATCTGAAGAAACCTCAATTACCAAGTG GTGATGATTGTGAAGTTGGTAAAACAAGGAAAGCATGCAAAAACTGTACGTGCGGACGGGCTGAAGCTGAGACAAAAGTGCAACTTGGACCAACTGCTGAACAACTAGACAATCCTCAGTCTGCCTGTGGCAGT TGTGGTCTAGGTGATGCTTTCCGTTGCAGTACATGCCCTTATAAGGGTCTTCCTCCATTCAAACTTGGTGAAAAG GTAACGCTTTCAGGGAATTTTCTTGACGCTGACATCTAA
- the LOC132055529 gene encoding uncharacterized protein LOC132055529 has protein sequence MAMVSKTRNMLEGLVKDGSFKWLTKTPSSLDEDLDESSTGKSWLPELSPAANVVIRKCSKIHGISMSQLQENFDAEASETIKHKSQYARNFLEYCCFRALALSIQVNGYLGDKQFRRLTFDMMVAWEFPAASSQPFASMDEDATAGVEAFSRIASAVPIIANVIVTESIFSVLTSSTGGRLLFSVYDKYLTYLERAIKKFKNQSESSHLSALRTARGEKILELDGTVTTQPVLEHVGISAWPGRLTLTDHALYFEALRVVSYDKAKIYDLSDDLNQIVRPDLTGPWGTRLFDKAVSYKSVSLSEPVIMEFPELKGHTRRDYWLAIIREVLHVHQFIHKFQITGIERDEALLKAIFGILRVQALKDMSSKHPLCYEDLLMFNVCDQLPGGDLILETIANRSTVRELERTNSPKPRSRMYSISASALASNLGFVFGTSSHVPNETGIVVGEIAVGEMTPLEKAVKESRSNYRKVVQAQATVDGVKVDGLDTNLAVMKELLSPMMQLGNWILFLAYWEDPLKSIIFCSVFSYIIVRGWLCYAFALLLTFFAVFLGITRCFSQGKTVDELKVIAPPPMNAMEQLLAVQTAISQAEELIQDGNIVLLKFRALLLSIFPQASEKLVGAFLVSAVVLAFIPSRYIILLTFLEVFTRYSPIRKASTERWTRRLREWWFSIPAAPVVLEKAKEDKKKR, from the exons ATGGCTATGGTTAGCAAAACCAGAAATATGTTGGAGGGTCTGGTTAAAGATGGGTCATTTAAATGGTTGACTAAAACCCCGAGTTCACTTGATGAAGATTTAGATGAGTCATCCACTGGAAAGAGCTGGTTGCCAGAGCTATCTCCTGCAGCAAATGTAGTTATCCGAAAATGCTCAAA AATCCatggtatttccatgagtcaacTTCAAGAAAACTTTGATGCGGAGGCTTCTGAAACCATAAAGCATAAATCTCAGTATGCAAGGAACTTCTTGGAATACTGTTGCTTCAGGGCTCTTGCTTTGTCTATACAAGTAAATGGTTACCTTGGCGACAAACAGTTTCGACGCCTTACATTTGACATGATGGTCGCATGGGAGTTTCCAGCAGCTTCTAGTCAGCCTTTTGCCAGT ATGGATGAAGATGCAACTGCTGGCGTAGAGGCTTTTTCCCGTATTGCTTCAGCAGTTCCTATAATTGCCAATGTGATAGTTACTGAGAGCATTTTCAGTGTGCTTACATCGTCAACAGGCGGTCGACTTCTATTCTCAGTCTATGATAAGTACCTGACTTATTTGGAAAG ggcaattaaaaaatttaagaaccAGTCTGAGTCATCTCATCTGTCTGCCTTACGTACAGCGAGAGGAGAGAAAATTCTGGAGCTGGATGGGACTGTGACAACCCAGCCAGTGCTCGAACACGTGGGTATTTCCGCATGGCCTG GTCGGCTAACTTTGACAGATCATGCTCTCTACTTTGAGGCACTTCGTGTTGTGTCTTATGACAAGGCAAAAATATATGATCTGTCTGATGATCTAAACCAGATCGTCAGACCCGATCTTACTGGACCATGGGGCACAAGACTCTTTGATAAAGCAGTCTCGTACAAATCAGTTTCCTT GTCAGAACCTGTTATAATGGAATTTCCTGAGCTTAAAGGACATACACGTCGTGACTATTGGTTAGCCATTATTCGGGAAGTTCTACATGTGCATCAGTTCATACATAAATTCCAGATTACTGGAATAGAGCGTGATGAGGCACTTCTGAAAGCTATATTTGGTATATTGCGAGTACAAGCCCTAAAAGATATGAGCTCTAAACATCCACTTTGTTATGAGGATCTTCTTATGTTCAATGTATGTGATCAGCTTCCCGGAGGAGACCTTATACTAGAAACAATTGCAAATAGGTCAACTGTGAGGGAACTGGAGCGGACAAACTCTCCCAAACCTAGAAGCAGAATGTACTCAATTTCAGCTTCAGCCTTGGCTTCCAACCTGGGGTTTGTTTTCGGGACAAGTTCTCATGTTCCTAATGAGACAGGAATTGTTGTGGGTGAAATTGCTGTGGGGGAGATGACTCCCTTGGAAAAAGCAGTTAAGGAATCCAGAAGCAACTATAGAAAGGTAGTGCAAGCACAAGCTACGGTTGATGGAGTGAAAGTTGATGGGCTTGACACCAACTTGGCAGTGATGAAG GAGTTGCTCTCTCCAATGATGCAACTCGGTAATTGGATTCTTTTTCTGGCTTACTGGGAAGATCCTTTGAAGTCCATTATTTTCTGCTCGGTTTTCTCATATATTATCGTCAG GGGATGGCTGTGCTATGCCTTTGCACTATTGCTCACTTTTTTTGCTGTCTTTTTGGGAATAACTCGCTGTTTTAGTCAAGGCAAGACAGTTGATGAACTAAAAGTAATAGCTCCACCTCCAATGAATGCCATGGAGCAACTTTTGGCTGTTCAAACTGCAATATCTCAAGCTGAAGAACTAATCCAGGATGGAAACATCGTTCTACTCAAATTCCGTGCTTTACTCTTGTCCATCTTCCCACAG GCAAGCGAGAAGTTAGTGGGTGCTTTTTTGGTCTCGGCAGTAGTTCTGGCATTCATACCTTCGAGGTACATAATACTTCTGACTTTCCTGGAAGTCTTCACTAGATATTCACCTATTCGGAAAGCAAGCACAGAAAGATGGACTAGGAGACTAAGGGAATGGTGGTTCAGTATCCCGGCAGCTCCTGTAGTTCTTGAAAAAGCCAaagaagacaaaaagaaaagatga
- the LOC132055193 gene encoding uncharacterized protein LOC132055193 — MGHSKTNRHVRNKKKEQSFFNNLTDELLIQIFIRLPSSKEAIRCKLVCKHWLSLISSDYFVNTSVIHHQNNGKTLPPFTFVSSDGKFYVKYLLEFQPEKGLSRSVDLRFLYIYRPYRYRIRLKESWGDLILCSGRSSGIDYYICNIVTKQWIVLPPTPQEESHFPESEGAGFLIEPNCWYLVLRFIPLGDYKFSVQMFSSEQGNWTKLVVMSPRNLNILTRKTSIVACGRMLYTFTYKRSDVVDCVLAFDPFANDPAQFLCVIDFPLEACDIRCLACKLGVCRGRLRFAQLILQPSGYPCISIWELEDDYRMGKRTLVHKRIPTNTALRVCNDGILPRDSTKLVSVRAFHPYNEDLICFLVGNDQVVVYDIRKDKVVSSTLPSQFKHKRSQRLLPPDDRSLHLDVGPHHVLPITKNWWPTPVR, encoded by the coding sequence ATGGGACATTCAAAGACTAATCGCCATGTTCGGAACAAGAAAAAGGAACAATCTTTCTTCAATAATCTCACAGATGAACTGCTAATCCAAATATTTATTAGATTACCAAGCAGCAAAGAAGCAATTCGATGCAAATTGGTTTGCAAACACTGGTTATCCCTAATCTCATCTGATTACTTCGTTAATACTTCTGTAATTCACCATCAAAATAACGGTAAAACACTGCCCCCTTTTACTTTTGTTTCATCTGATGGAAAATTTTATGTAAAATATTTGTTAGAGTTTCAACCTGAAAAGGGTTTATCAAGAAGTGTGGATTTAAGGTTTCTTTATATTTATCGACCTTATCGTTATCGAATTCGCTTAAAAGAATCATGGGGTGACTTAATTTTATGTTCCGGAAGATCTTCTGGtattgattattatatttgtaatATTGTTACTAAGCAATGGATTGTGCTTCCTCCTACTCCTCAAGAAGAGTCACATTTTCCAGAAAGTGAAGGTGCTGGTTTCTTGATTGAGCCTAATTGTTGGTATCTGGTGTTACGATTTATTCCTTTGGGTGATTACAAGTTTAGTGTTCAGATGTTTTCGTCTGAGCAAGGAAACTGGACCAAATTGGTTGTTATGTCTCCGCggaatttgaatattttaactCGTAAGACTTCGATTGTTGCTTGTGGAAGGATGCTGTATACATTTACGTATAAGAGAAGTGATGTTGTTGATTGTGTTCTCGCGTTTGATCCGTTCGCTAATGATCCTGCTCAGTTTttgtgtgttattgatttcccaCTTGAGGCTTGTGATATTCGTTGTTTGGCTTGTAAATTGGGGGTGTGTCGAGGTCGTCTAAGGTTTGCTCAACTAATTCTCCAACCAAGTGGATATCCTTGTATAAGTATATGGGAACTTGAGGATGATTATAGAATGGGGAAACGGACATTGGTGCACAAGAGAATCCCTACAAACACAGCGTTAAGAGTTTGTAATGATGGCATACTTCCTCGCGATAGCACAAAATTGGTGTCGGTACGTGCTTTTCACCCATATAATGAGGATCTTATATGTTTTCTTGTAGGTAATGATCAGGTTGTCGTGTACGATATACGAAAAGATAAAGTGGTAAGCTCTACCCTCCCTTCTCAATTCAAGCATAAGAGATCACAAAGATTATTACCACCAGATGATAGGTCACTTCATTTAGATGTTGGGCCACATCATGTGTTACCAATTACCAAAAATTGGTGGCCAACACCAGTAAGGTAA